In a single window of the Candidatus Celerinatantimonas neptuna genome:
- the mdtC_2 gene encoding Multidrug resistance protein MdtC — protein MSIARASILRPVATWLLSASLMLMGILGFRFLPVSTLPSISLPVIVVSASLSGASPKTMAATVATPLERSLGQIAGVTQMSSSSSQGATEIVLVFSLKRNINGAARDVQAAINASRSLLPTSMTSLPTYQKFNPSSAPVLMLALTSNSLSPSQLYDFASTNLEPRISQVQGIGEVTISGSSLPAIRVDIHPQALTHYGISLETVRKALVHATSHQPKGIIEGKRYSWAVNSNDQLKHAKAFRQLVITYKNGAAIRLGDVAHVYDGVQNEYNVAYYNNKPAINIRVTLASGANMLSTIDAIKAQLPVFRRLLPEGAKLVVSMDRSPTVRSSLHETERTLLIAVCLVIAVVFIFLRNIRAVLIPALALPLSLVGTFAVMYLLGYSLDNLSLMALIVATGFVVDDAIVVLENISRHLESGLGPVRSAIKGAKEVSFTVLSMTISLVAVFIPLLLMGGIIGRLFREFAVTLTVSLLISMLISLTLTPMLCSRLLRKKKDRTEPWLYRVIERGFILLQHGYRISLACILRHKRLTIIVLLITIGFNFHLYGVIKKGFFPQQDTGVIFGMVRSDQNTSFAQMKPRLRKYSKLIESDPAVQSVMSSISSSRRGTRNTGRFFVRLKPLSHRHASAAEVANRLYKKALHMAGGQLFLMAAGDLHVGGRSANASYQFSLQADDLSLLRHWTPIVQRALSKLPQLSGVDSDFQDGGQQVRLVIDRDAAKRLGVSVEALDEFLNDSFSQRQVATLYHTLNQYYVVMGLTPDYISNSAVLKRIKVINSSGKAIPLSAFTHLKGGNAPLSVNHEGHSATSTIAFNTADGVSLSQAQHAIKLELEKLALPSSIVANYSGSALLAGTFISNIPLLILAALAAVYIVLGMLYESYVHPLTILSTLPSAGLGALLLMRLCGTSLTVVALIGILLLIGIVKKNAIMMIDFALDAQRNKGLLPEQAIFEACLKRFRPILMTSLAAFFGALPIALDSGGDANLRRPLGIAICGGLVISQILTLYTTPVVYVYMDRFSRWGRRLWRRCLRKEHAVERSFQQGE, from the coding sequence ATGAGTATTGCCCGTGCCTCAATTCTTCGACCTGTTGCGACATGGTTGTTGAGTGCATCGCTGATGTTAATGGGGATTTTAGGTTTTCGTTTTTTGCCGGTATCAACCTTACCGTCGATTTCTTTACCCGTCATCGTGGTTTCTGCCTCTTTATCCGGAGCTAGCCCAAAAACGATGGCTGCGACTGTCGCAACTCCTCTTGAAAGGTCCTTGGGCCAAATTGCCGGTGTGACTCAGATGTCGTCGTCGAGTTCGCAAGGGGCTACAGAAATTGTTCTGGTTTTTAGCTTAAAACGTAATATTAATGGGGCTGCCAGGGATGTTCAGGCTGCGATTAATGCCTCACGAAGTTTATTACCTACTTCGATGACATCTTTGCCAACCTATCAGAAATTTAATCCCTCGTCTGCTCCTGTCCTGATGCTGGCGTTGACGTCGAATTCACTGTCACCGTCTCAATTGTATGATTTCGCATCGACCAATCTTGAACCCAGGATTTCTCAGGTTCAGGGGATTGGGGAAGTGACTATATCCGGTAGTTCATTACCTGCTATACGTGTTGATATTCATCCTCAGGCGCTGACTCATTATGGAATTTCACTGGAAACTGTGCGCAAGGCTCTTGTTCATGCGACCAGCCATCAGCCAAAAGGAATCATCGAAGGTAAGCGATATTCCTGGGCCGTGAATAGTAATGATCAACTTAAGCATGCCAAAGCATTTCGCCAATTGGTGATTACTTATAAAAATGGCGCTGCGATTCGACTTGGCGATGTTGCCCATGTGTATGATGGTGTTCAGAACGAATATAACGTGGCTTATTATAACAATAAACCAGCGATTAACATTCGGGTGACCCTTGCATCCGGCGCGAATATGTTATCGACCATTGATGCGATTAAAGCACAGTTGCCGGTTTTCAGGCGGTTATTACCTGAGGGTGCAAAGCTTGTTGTTTCGATGGATCGTTCGCCAACGGTACGTTCATCATTGCATGAAACGGAACGGACGTTATTGATTGCTGTATGTCTTGTCATTGCTGTGGTGTTTATCTTTTTACGAAATATCAGGGCTGTTTTAATACCGGCACTGGCTTTGCCGCTTTCTTTAGTCGGGACGTTTGCGGTGATGTATCTGTTGGGATACAGCCTGGATAATCTTTCATTAATGGCATTAATTGTTGCGACTGGATTTGTCGTTGATGATGCCATTGTTGTATTAGAGAATATCTCACGCCATTTAGAGAGTGGACTCGGGCCGGTACGCTCGGCTATTAAAGGTGCAAAAGAAGTTAGCTTTACTGTATTGTCGATGACAATCTCATTGGTTGCGGTGTTTATTCCGTTATTGCTGATGGGGGGAATTATCGGGCGGCTATTTCGCGAATTTGCTGTGACGTTAACCGTTTCGTTGCTGATCTCAATGCTGATTTCTCTGACATTGACACCGATGCTTTGCTCCCGTCTGCTTCGTAAAAAGAAAGATAGAACTGAGCCATGGTTATATCGCGTGATTGAACGGGGTTTTATCCTGTTGCAACATGGTTATCGAATTTCTCTGGCTTGTATCTTGCGACACAAACGACTGACTATCATCGTTTTGTTGATTACTATTGGTTTTAATTTTCACTTGTATGGAGTGATTAAAAAAGGGTTCTTTCCACAGCAGGATACGGGGGTCATCTTTGGGATGGTCCGTTCTGATCAAAATACATCATTCGCTCAGATGAAACCGCGATTACGTAAATATTCGAAGCTTATAGAATCGGATCCGGCGGTTCAGAGTGTGATGAGTTCCATTTCCAGCTCAAGGCGGGGAACCCGTAATACCGGTCGGTTTTTTGTTCGTCTGAAGCCTTTGTCGCATCGCCATGCGAGTGCGGCTGAAGTTGCCAACCGTCTTTATAAAAAAGCGCTTCATATGGCAGGGGGGCAGTTATTTTTGATGGCTGCGGGTGATTTGCATGTAGGTGGACGAAGTGCGAATGCCAGTTATCAATTTAGTTTACAGGCTGATGACTTGAGCTTACTTCGTCATTGGACCCCCATTGTACAAAGAGCGTTATCGAAGCTACCACAACTGAGTGGGGTGGATTCGGATTTTCAGGATGGAGGACAGCAGGTTCGTCTTGTGATTGACCGTGATGCAGCTAAACGTCTTGGCGTATCTGTTGAAGCGTTGGATGAATTTTTGAATGATTCATTTAGTCAGCGGCAAGTTGCAACGCTCTATCATACATTGAATCAGTACTATGTGGTGATGGGGCTAACTCCGGACTACATCAGTAATAGTGCTGTGCTAAAACGAATTAAAGTGATTAATAGCAGCGGTAAGGCGATACCTTTGAGTGCTTTCACCCATCTCAAAGGCGGTAATGCGCCTTTATCGGTGAATCATGAAGGGCATTCAGCAACATCGACTATTGCTTTTAATACGGCTGATGGGGTGTCTTTAAGTCAGGCTCAACACGCGATTAAGCTTGAATTGGAAAAATTAGCGTTACCAAGCAGTATTGTGGCAAATTACTCAGGGAGTGCACTGTTGGCCGGAACGTTTATTAGCAATATTCCATTGTTGATTTTAGCTGCTCTGGCCGCAGTATATATTGTGCTTGGTATGCTCTATGAGAGTTATGTGCATCCGTTGACAATTTTGTCTACTTTGCCTTCGGCAGGTCTGGGCGCTCTATTGTTAATGCGCCTTTGTGGCACATCACTTACGGTTGTTGCTTTGATTGGTATTCTATTGTTGATTGGTATCGTTAAAAAGAATGCCATTATGATGATTGATTTTGCTCTGGATGCGCAAAGGAACAAAGGATTACTTCCCGAACAGGCAATTTTTGAAGCTTGTCTTAAACGGTTTAGGCCTATCTTGATGACATCGCTGGCTGCTTTTTTTGGAGCATTACCCATTGCTCTGGATAGCGGGGGGGATGCTAATTTGCGGCGACCGTTAGGGATTGCAATTTGTGGAGGGCTGGTTATTAGCCAGATCCTCACGTTATATACCACGCCGGTGGTATATGTTTATATGGACCGCTTTAGTCGGTGGGGACGACGCTTATGGCGACGATGTCTTCGCAAAGAGCATGCGGTTGAACGATCATTCCAGCAAGGTGAATAG
- the oprM gene encoding Outer membrane protein OprM has product MIDMRINMISMTLMTILLAGCAVGPDYHRPSVPVTAHYKGTKGWQQAKPMDQVNKGPWWQIYKDPVLSLLLEKVSINNQNVAQYAAQYRKARALAKEAGANLYPTIDLSASGTRSLSSQTTENQYTTSASASWELDLWGKLRRTRQEERASAQASAAELANALLSAQSELAQDYFQLRVTDAKIRLYKKNIDVYRHYLAVVENQYKAGKGTSADVAQARTQLHSTTASMLDLVWQRAQYEHAIAVLMGRSPSNFSLPVKSLNFYLPKIPVGIPSELLQRRPDIAYAERNMASANAAVGVAIAGYYPDVTLSASGGFQNSSWADLFTLPSKMWSIGPSISETLLDFGATKAKVASARANYDAKVAAYRQSVLSAFEEVENNMVELSVLKQEYFARDQAAKAAEESARVTYNQYKSGMISYLDVATTESTSLSQQQSLLSLVETRLVTSVKLVAALGGGWQSSLLPGEKALPISLKPVKSRQ; this is encoded by the coding sequence ATGATCGATATGCGAATCAACATGATCAGCATGACGTTGATGACGATATTATTAGCCGGTTGTGCTGTTGGCCCTGATTATCATCGTCCGTCGGTGCCTGTGACAGCTCATTATAAGGGAACGAAAGGCTGGCAGCAGGCGAAACCAATGGATCAAGTGAACAAAGGCCCATGGTGGCAGATTTATAAAGATCCTGTGTTGTCATTATTGTTGGAAAAAGTGTCGATCAATAACCAAAATGTGGCCCAATATGCAGCTCAGTACCGTAAGGCTCGGGCTTTAGCTAAAGAGGCCGGGGCGAATCTGTATCCAACGATTGATTTGTCAGCCAGTGGAACACGATCGTTAAGTTCGCAGACGACAGAAAATCAATACACTACATCGGCCAGTGCAAGCTGGGAGCTTGACCTGTGGGGTAAGCTACGGCGGACCAGACAAGAAGAGAGAGCCAGTGCTCAGGCAAGTGCTGCAGAACTTGCTAATGCTCTTTTGAGTGCTCAGTCTGAACTTGCTCAGGATTATTTTCAGTTGCGCGTGACTGATGCCAAGATTCGGCTATATAAGAAAAATATTGATGTTTACCGGCATTATCTGGCGGTTGTTGAAAATCAGTATAAAGCGGGTAAAGGGACGTCTGCTGATGTTGCACAGGCCCGGACTCAGCTTCATTCCACCACAGCATCGATGTTGGATCTGGTTTGGCAACGAGCGCAATATGAACATGCGATTGCAGTGTTAATGGGGCGTAGCCCCAGTAATTTTTCATTACCTGTAAAATCATTGAATTTTTATCTTCCGAAAATCCCGGTCGGTATTCCTAGTGAGTTGTTACAGCGACGTCCGGATATTGCGTATGCAGAGCGGAATATGGCATCGGCTAATGCGGCTGTAGGTGTTGCGATCGCCGGTTATTATCCTGATGTGACACTGTCTGCCAGTGGTGGGTTTCAAAATTCGTCCTGGGCTGATCTGTTTACGCTACCGTCGAAAATGTGGTCGATAGGCCCGAGTATTAGTGAGACGCTACTGGATTTTGGAGCGACTAAAGCGAAAGTTGCCAGTGCCAGAGCTAATTATGATGCAAAAGTCGCCGCATATCGGCAAAGCGTGTTATCGGCTTTTGAAGAAGTAGAAAATAATATGGTTGAGTTATCTGTTCTAAAGCAGGAGTATTTTGCGCGTGATCAGGCAGCGAAGGCGGCGGAAGAGTCTGCTCGAGTGACTTATAATCAGTACAAATCAGGTATGATTAGTTATCTGGATGTGGCCACAACAGAATCGACCAGTTTAAGTCAGCAGCAAAGCTTATTAAGTCTGGTGGAAACTCGTTTAGTGACCAGTGTTAAATTAGTGGCTGCACTTGGCGGTGGCTGGCAATCAAGCCTGCTCCCTGGTGAGAAAGCATTACCTATTTCACTTAAACCGGTTAAATCCCGGCAATAG
- the fabG_2 gene encoding 3-oxoacyl-[acyl-carrier-protein] reductase FabG, whose product MDLGLHGKRALVLASSRGLGLGIAKQLAMEGCQVIITGRSPELAQTAQQLKTQTSSEVIACPLDLSNANSVDILKEKVSHHFGSIDILVNNSGGPRPGAITEFSQNDWQSYFEMMVLRIVSITNTFINDMRKQQWGRILTIASSSIEQPIANLGLSNALRSTLVGWSKTLANEVAADGVTCNMLLPGRIHTHRVDQLDKIAAENNRCPIEQIREQAARQIPVQRYGSVEEFAATAAFFVSSQASYITGSQIRCDGGSIAGI is encoded by the coding sequence ATGGACCTTGGACTACATGGAAAACGTGCATTAGTTTTAGCCTCTTCCCGGGGATTAGGCTTAGGTATCGCCAAACAACTCGCAATGGAAGGCTGCCAAGTTATCATCACAGGCCGCTCACCTGAACTGGCCCAGACCGCACAACAACTGAAAACGCAAACATCATCTGAAGTAATTGCCTGCCCACTGGATCTTAGCAATGCAAACAGCGTCGATATATTAAAAGAAAAAGTGAGTCATCACTTCGGTTCGATAGACATTTTAGTCAATAACTCAGGTGGCCCACGTCCTGGAGCTATTACTGAGTTCAGCCAAAACGACTGGCAAAGCTATTTTGAAATGATGGTACTGAGGATCGTCTCTATCACCAATACATTCATCAATGATATGAGAAAACAGCAATGGGGACGAATACTAACGATTGCATCATCAAGCATTGAACAACCGATCGCAAATCTGGGGCTATCCAATGCACTTCGCTCCACTTTGGTCGGCTGGTCTAAAACTCTCGCTAATGAAGTTGCAGCTGATGGTGTCACCTGTAATATGCTCCTCCCAGGACGAATCCACACCCACCGGGTTGATCAACTCGATAAAATAGCCGCCGAAAATAATCGTTGTCCGATAGAGCAAATCAGAGAACAAGCTGCACGGCAAATTCCGGTACAACGTTATGGCAGTGTTGAAGAATTTGCCGCCACGGCGGCATTTTTCGTAAGCTCACAAGCAAGCTATATCACAGGCAGCCAAATACGGTGTGATGGCGGTTCTATTGCCGGGATTTAA
- the cdhR_1 gene encoding HTH-type transcriptional regulator CdhR — translation MNRNVYFLVLPNILVLDMVGPAETFKLASEAFRLTYIAPEENITMPLGLKVTDLKPFPKSLPKNSLLVIPGVYDSSIDFRNDLANIARNWIASLKESVERGDISILCICSGAVLAAEAGLLNDRRCTTHHSIIGRLKQIAPKAKVIDNLLFVEDCGVYTCAGIMSGIDLALELVRKFIGVEDCIRVAREMVVYLPRSGSDSQNSPWLKYRYHHHPIIHRAQDLIVSNPREYWTLEKVSSEVHVSSRHLSRIFKQYLNISVKDYHEHIKLILVSQYMEQGKNLELATSLSGFSSSRQYRRAKLRSKVVK, via the coding sequence ATGAATAGAAACGTTTATTTTTTGGTATTACCGAATATTCTCGTTTTAGATATGGTTGGGCCAGCGGAAACCTTTAAGCTTGCAAGTGAGGCGTTTCGGTTAACTTATATTGCTCCTGAAGAAAATATCACGATGCCTTTAGGGTTGAAGGTAACTGATTTGAAGCCATTTCCTAAAAGTTTGCCTAAAAATAGCTTACTTGTTATTCCTGGTGTTTATGATTCATCTATAGATTTTAGGAATGATTTGGCAAATATTGCTCGAAATTGGATTGCTAGTTTAAAGGAATCTGTAGAACGGGGGGATATTAGTATTTTATGTATCTGTTCAGGAGCTGTACTTGCTGCTGAAGCTGGACTTTTAAATGATAGGCGATGTACAACCCATCATTCCATTATTGGGCGGTTAAAACAAATTGCTCCAAAAGCTAAAGTTATTGATAATTTGTTATTTGTCGAAGATTGCGGTGTATATACTTGTGCGGGAATTATGTCTGGAATTGATTTGGCTTTAGAGTTAGTTCGAAAATTTATAGGTGTGGAAGATTGTATTCGTGTTGCTAGAGAAATGGTGGTATATCTTCCCAGAAGCGGTAGTGATAGTCAAAATTCTCCCTGGCTTAAATATAGATATCATCATCATCCTATTATTCATCGAGCTCAAGATCTGATTGTATCTAATCCCCGGGAATATTGGACATTAGAGAAAGTATCATCAGAGGTTCATGTAAGTTCAAGGCATTTATCTCGAATATTTAAACAGTATTTGAATATTAGTGTTAAAGATTATCATGAACATATAAAGCTAATATTAGTTTCACAGTACATGGAGCAAGGGAAAAATCTAGAACTTGCAACATCTTTATCTGGATTTTCATCAAGTAGGCAATATAGAAGAGCTAAGTTAAGATCTAAAGTCGTAAAATAG
- the ddaF_1 gene encoding Dapdiamide A synthase: protein MNRINKYIRPCIILVDPCSTSSVLAKEFDKRGYDCISLISRIKIPEVFASSYQPDDFLFEIRYKNNIEEVLSTLSDVPITVVISCLETSVFLADTIAERLGLPGNNPKTSRLRRDKYQMIEAVRRRGLKAAWQKVFSVTQDAVSWINQKEFPVVIKPLRSAGTDSVFICNSIVQVEEACNTMIKSQK, encoded by the coding sequence ATGAACAGGATTAATAAATATATCAGGCCATGCATTATTCTAGTTGATCCCTGTTCAACAAGTTCTGTTCTTGCAAAAGAGTTTGATAAAAGGGGATATGACTGTATATCATTAATATCTAGGATTAAAATCCCTGAAGTATTTGCATCATCTTATCAACCAGATGATTTTTTATTTGAGATAAGATATAAAAATAATATTGAAGAAGTGTTAAGTACACTTAGCGATGTTCCAATAACAGTTGTTATTTCATGTTTGGAGACTAGTGTTTTTCTAGCAGATACGATTGCTGAGCGATTAGGCTTGCCAGGAAATAATCCTAAAACAAGTCGCCTTCGCCGGGATAAGTATCAAATGATTGAAGCTGTTCGTCGTAGAGGGTTGAAAGCTGCGTGGCAAAAGGTTTTTAGTGTAACTCAAGATGCTGTTAGTTGGATTAATCAAAAAGAGTTTCCTGTTGTAATTAAACCATTACGTTCAGCGGGTACGGATAGTGTGTTTATATGTAATTCTATTGTTCAGGTTGAAGAAGCATGCAATACAATGATTAAATCACAGAAATAA
- the ddaF_2 gene encoding Dapdiamide A synthase, which translates to MLVQEFLTGDEYVVDTVTLNGKTVTCNVFSYEKERANGADFVYRAIRAIDLSSPISQKLIAYNNEVIKAVGIFQGAGHREIMLTDNEPCLVEIGARLHGGNIPSIVQKCAPWSQIELLIDACIDQRLFEQKSKQQLHLDKKFLIHFYISSKEGMIEIIKNNHLITSLDSYFDSIWYRGTGDYLDKTIDLYTCPLKIILANRNKELLLRERNSLIDIEKKSLLFRLR; encoded by the coding sequence GTGCTGGTTCAGGAATTTTTAACCGGTGACGAATATGTTGTTGATACAGTGACCTTGAATGGGAAAACCGTTACTTGTAATGTATTTTCTTATGAGAAAGAGCGGGCAAACGGTGCTGATTTTGTTTATCGAGCTATACGAGCTATTGATTTATCTTCTCCTATTTCCCAAAAATTGATTGCATATAATAATGAGGTCATTAAAGCCGTTGGTATTTTCCAAGGAGCTGGGCATAGAGAGATAATGCTCACTGATAATGAACCCTGTTTAGTTGAGATAGGTGCCCGGCTACATGGAGGGAATATTCCGAGTATTGTTCAAAAATGTGCTCCCTGGTCTCAAATAGAATTGTTAATCGATGCATGTATTGATCAGAGATTATTTGAACAGAAATCAAAGCAACAGCTTCATTTAGATAAAAAATTTTTAATCCATTTTTATATATCATCTAAAGAAGGGATGATTGAAATAATTAAAAATAATCATTTAATTACATCATTAGATTCATATTTTGATTCGATCTGGTATCGGGGAACTGGAGACTATTTAGATAAGACTATCGATTTATATACATGTCCTTTAAAAATAATCTTAGCAAATCGGAATAAAGAATTACTTCTCAGGGAAAGAAATAGTTTGATTGATATTGAAAAGAAATCACTTCTTTTCCGATTGAGATAA
- the rutB_1 gene encoding Peroxyureidoacrylate/ureidoacrylate amidohydrolase RutB: MKRRYYGKVAVLTNNLQYTRIQENIVSFNIIEKFKEDFPLFLQQMREMGHAIIHLKYIDYPLCTRFIKDRPLPVSSKAVDPELIREFVCGSDIVVCRSKESGFYQTLLDPILKLLLVDTIVVAGFQMQSCIQATAADAYFHGYNVWIARDGMYSLYPENKKRTLTLLSRYCATVLDLQTIIDYLKSNSCLPAKIRNG; the protein is encoded by the coding sequence GTGAAAAGGAGATATTATGGGAAAGTAGCTGTTTTAACCAATAATCTTCAATATACACGTATCCAAGAGAACATCGTATCTTTTAACATAATTGAAAAATTTAAAGAGGACTTTCCTTTATTTTTACAACAAATGAGAGAGATGGGGCATGCTATTATTCATTTAAAATATATTGACTATCCTCTTTGCACCAGGTTTATTAAAGACCGACCATTACCCGTGTCGAGCAAAGCTGTGGATCCTGAGCTCATTCGTGAATTTGTTTGTGGGTCTGATATCGTTGTTTGTAGGAGTAAAGAGAGTGGTTTTTATCAGACATTACTTGATCCTATTTTGAAATTGTTGCTAGTTGATACAATAGTTGTCGCTGGATTTCAAATGCAAAGCTGTATTCAGGCTACTGCGGCCGATGCATATTTTCATGGATATAATGTATGGATTGCTCGAGATGGAATGTATTCCCTTTATCCGGAAAATAAAAAGCGTACACTCACTTTATTGTCGAGATATTGTGCGACGGTTTTAGATCTTCAAACCATTATTGATTACTTAAAAAGTAATTCTTGTTTGCCTGCTAAGATAAGAAATGGTTGA
- the hypF gene encoding Carbamoyltransferase HypF, which translates to MRIQKRLRVNGIVQGVGFRPFVHRIAVANHLTGWVNNDSHGVLIEVQGELDDFHQFKSQLVHDIPAMAMISQVEEIQGHSEISFSEFKIIASEKNADTLTLIPPDAYVCDDCLRELFDPTDRRYHYPFINCTNCGPRFSIIKDMPYDRVQTTMSEFSMCSSCANEYSDPSDRRFHAQPNACDACGPKVWLCDEAGQKLNDEPIAQCCHLLRAGAIVAVKSVGGFHLCVNASDSQAVNRLRQRKQRGNKPFALMVRNIDVARQYCEISIDEERLLTSSKAPIVVLKKKSDCALSDAIAPLNPSLGIMLASSPVHHLLLDDGLLHTLVMTSANRRGQPIVYENQRAIDELQDIADAYLLHNRDIHTRVDDSVIKLTELEGLSAPVLSFIRRSRGYAPAPVMFQQALAPVIAAGSELKNTLALSKGHHVYLSQHIGDLKNDQVFDAHQECAKKLSSLLDIQPSAWAVDLHPQFRSTQFVEERSKLPIYKVQHHHAHMASCMAENQLSGPTIGIVFDGTGYGSDGTIWGGEFLLGDYVHAERVGTIKPFQLIGGDKAVEEPYRVAVSLLMETYGDSFLKLKLPLFDELSGQNIHVLQRMAKRYLNSFSTTSMGRLFDGISALLGIRSRIEYDAQAAIELEGLLGRDQTMVPCYDYQINQQGSLFVFDYHPMVRQIVCDIEQERRTVPDISRRFHSTLVTASCAMSSMISKYYGVSQVVLSGGVFMNEFMLSNLYRQLRLDGFDVYVHQQVPANDGGISLGQICIANAQLALTSQ; encoded by the coding sequence ATGAGAATACAAAAAAGATTACGAGTAAACGGCATTGTTCAGGGGGTTGGTTTCAGGCCTTTTGTTCATCGGATTGCGGTTGCTAATCACCTGACGGGATGGGTGAATAATGATTCTCATGGTGTTTTGATTGAGGTTCAGGGTGAGTTAGACGATTTTCATCAATTTAAATCTCAACTTGTTCATGATATCCCGGCTATGGCGATGATTTCGCAAGTTGAAGAAATACAAGGTCATTCAGAGATATCCTTTTCTGAGTTTAAGATTATTGCGAGCGAAAAAAATGCAGATACATTGACGCTTATCCCCCCCGATGCGTATGTCTGCGATGATTGTTTGCGTGAATTATTTGATCCGACTGATCGGCGATATCACTATCCGTTTATCAACTGTACGAATTGCGGGCCTCGTTTTTCGATCATTAAGGATATGCCCTATGACCGGGTGCAAACGACCATGTCGGAATTTTCAATGTGTTCAAGCTGCGCTAATGAGTATAGCGATCCTTCTGATCGGCGTTTTCATGCTCAACCCAATGCTTGTGATGCGTGTGGCCCAAAGGTGTGGCTCTGCGATGAAGCCGGACAGAAGCTTAATGATGAGCCAATCGCACAGTGTTGCCATCTATTACGAGCCGGGGCGATTGTTGCGGTGAAGTCAGTCGGAGGTTTTCACTTGTGTGTTAATGCGTCAGACAGCCAGGCTGTGAACCGGTTACGACAGCGTAAACAGCGGGGAAATAAACCTTTTGCTCTGATGGTGCGAAATATCGATGTGGCCCGGCAATACTGCGAGATCAGTATAGACGAAGAGCGGTTATTAACATCGTCTAAAGCCCCCATCGTGGTGTTGAAGAAAAAATCGGATTGTGCGTTATCTGATGCGATTGCCCCTTTAAACCCTTCTTTAGGGATCATGCTAGCTTCTTCCCCTGTGCATCATCTTCTGCTGGATGATGGGCTGCTTCATACGCTTGTCATGACGAGTGCAAATCGCCGGGGGCAACCGATTGTTTATGAGAATCAACGGGCGATAGACGAGTTACAAGATATTGCGGATGCTTATTTGTTACATAATCGGGATATTCATACCCGGGTTGATGATTCCGTGATTAAACTGACTGAGTTAGAGGGGCTGTCAGCGCCGGTTCTGTCATTTATACGGCGTTCGAGAGGTTATGCGCCAGCGCCTGTCATGTTTCAACAGGCGCTGGCGCCGGTAATTGCAGCCGGTAGTGAGCTCAAAAATACACTGGCTTTGTCAAAGGGACATCATGTGTATCTGAGCCAGCATATTGGTGATCTGAAAAATGACCAGGTTTTTGATGCTCATCAAGAGTGTGCAAAAAAACTGTCTTCATTGCTGGATATACAGCCAAGTGCTTGGGCGGTTGATTTACATCCACAATTCAGGTCGACTCAATTTGTTGAGGAGCGCTCAAAATTACCCATCTACAAAGTGCAGCATCATCATGCACATATGGCGTCATGTATGGCCGAAAACCAGCTCAGTGGCCCGACTATTGGTATTGTTTTTGATGGAACCGGTTATGGTTCGGATGGCACAATTTGGGGTGGGGAATTTTTGTTGGGAGATTATGTGCATGCTGAACGTGTCGGTACGATTAAACCGTTTCAATTAATTGGTGGTGATAAGGCCGTTGAAGAGCCGTACCGGGTCGCTGTGAGCTTGCTGATGGAAACCTATGGTGATTCGTTTTTGAAACTAAAACTTCCTTTGTTTGATGAATTGTCTGGCCAGAATATTCATGTGTTGCAGCGTATGGCAAAACGTTATCTAAATAGTTTTAGCACAACCAGTATGGGGCGTCTGTTTGATGGGATATCGGCACTGCTTGGGATTCGTTCCAGAATTGAATATGACGCGCAGGCGGCCATTGAGCTAGAGGGATTGCTTGGACGAGATCAAACGATGGTGCCATGTTATGACTACCAGATTAACCAGCAAGGCAGTTTGTTTGTTTTTGATTATCACCCGATGGTAAGACAGATTGTCTGTGATATTGAGCAAGAGCGACGGACTGTTCCAGATATTTCCCGAAGGTTTCATAGTACGTTAGTTACGGCCAGTTGTGCGATGAGCAGTATGATTTCAAAATATTATGGCGTTTCCCAGGTGGTGCTATCGGGGGGAGTTTTTATGAATGAATTCATGCTTTCGAATCTCTATAGGCAATTACGTTTGGATGGTTTTGATGTATATGTCCATCAGCAGGTTCCTGCCAATGATGGAGGAATATCACTTGGGCAGATTTGTATAGCGAACGCACAACTTGCGCTAACATCTCAATAA